One segment of Hemibagrus wyckioides isolate EC202008001 linkage group LG05, SWU_Hwy_1.0, whole genome shotgun sequence DNA contains the following:
- the LOC131352923 gene encoding beta-1,3-galactosyl-O-glycosyl-glycoprotein beta-1,6-N-acetylglucosaminyltransferase-like, giving the protein MALIGTTRRRFWRLLLSGSWLCVVVLMVFRIVQENAKITYRSLMFSNDESPEDECDCNKIIQGDRDELRCAQIQTLTKSFRNITRITDEQYIKQTEDCENFRKTRKYLPFPLSVEEKAFPVAYSIVIHHKVQNFERLLRAIYSPQNFYCVHVDKKAPESTRKAISSIVSCFNNVFLASKTEAVVYASWSRVQADINCMKDLYQISSSWKYFINLCGQDFPIKTNLEIVHALKALRGANSLETQTTPDIKGYRWKISYKVRHGTIWKTNQAKSPPPFGLKVFSGNTYIVVSRDFVRYVLENPKAQVLISWINDTYSPDEFLWATMQRMPGVPGFLRAHSKFDVTDIYSISRLIKWQGHEGAFDELYPACQGIHIRGVCVFGVGDLQWILEQHHLFANKFDTDFDPVAIRCLEKYLRHKALKKLRIGHLYITPLNKENIPF; this is encoded by the coding sequence ATGGCTTTAATAGGCACCACACGGAGAAGATTCTGGAGGTTGCTGCTATCTGGATCTTGGTTGTGTGTTGTCGTTCTCATGGTCTTTCGGATCGTCCAAGAAAACGCAAAGATTACTTACAGATCGCTGATGTTCAGTAACGATGAATCTCCAGAGGATGAATGTGACTGCAACAAAATTATACAGGGGGACCGTGATGAGCTTAGATGCGCTCAGATTCAGACCCTCACAAAGAGCTTTAGGAACATAACACGGATTACTGATGAACAATATATCAAGCAGACAGAAGACTGTGAAAATTTCCGTAAAACTCGTAAGTACTTACCATTCCCATTGAGTGTGGAGGAAAAGGCTTTCCCAGTGGCATATTCCATTGTCATTCACCACAAGGTGCAGAACTTTGAGAGGCTGCTCAGGGCCATATACAGTCCTCAGAATTTCTACTGCGTCCATGTGGACAAAAAAGCTCCTGAATCTACTAGGAAGGCGATCAGCTCCATTGTTTCTTGCTTCAATAACGTTTTCTTAGCTAGCAAGACTGAAGCGGTGGTCTACGCCAGCTGGAGTCGCGTCCAGGCTGATATCAATTGTATGAAGGATCTTTACCAGATCAGCAGCAGTTGGAAGTACTTCATCAACCTGTGTGGACAGGACTTCCCCATCAAAACCAACCTGGAGATAGTGCATGCTCTTAAAGCACTTCGTGGTGCCAACAGCCTGGAGACTCAGACCACACCCGATATTAAGGGATACAGATGGAAAATAAGCTACAAAGTGAGACACGGCACAATATGGAAAACCAACCAAGCTAAAAGTCCTCCACCGTTTGGTCTAAAGGTATTCTCAGGTAACACATACATAGTGGTGAGTCGTGATTTTGTCCGCTATGTGCTTGAGAATCCCAAAGCACAGGTGTTGATATCATGGATAAACGATACCTACAGCCCTGATGAATTTCTCTGGGCTACAATGCAACGCATGCCTGGTGTCCCAGGGTTCCTTCGTGCACACTCTAAATTTGACGtcacagacatttacagcaTCTCACGGCTAATCAAATGGCAGGGGCATGAGGGGGCATTTGATGAATTGTACCCTGCCTGTCAGGGAATTCACATTCGGGGAGTTTGTGTATTCGGGGTTGGGGACCTGCAGTGGATCCTAGAACAGCACCATTTATTTGCTAATAAGTTTGACACAGATTTTGACCCAGTTGCTATTCGATGCTTAGAGAAGTACCTCAGACACAAAGCGCTAAAAAAGTTGCGAATTGGACATCTGTACATCACTCCCCTGAACAAGGAGAACATCCCATTCTAA